The following coding sequences lie in one Sinorhizobium fredii USDA 257 genomic window:
- a CDS encoding ABC transporter ATP-binding protein — protein sequence MALLEITDLEVSFDTAGGRVLALNGVSFSLDRGEVLALLGESGSGKSVTAAAIMDLIPDPPGAIRHGSIRFDGHNLLEMSATERRSLCGARIALIFQDALAALNPVYPVGWQIAEMFRIHGRRPAGGIERAVLALLAAVGIPDPALRSRQYPHEFSGGMRQRIMIAMAVALEPDIIIADEPTTALDVTIQAQIVDLLNAVRKRSGAGMIFITHDLGVVAELADRVAVMYAGRIVETASVSDLFAEPRHPYSVGLLASRPRMDGVSVELVPIPGSAPNPINLPSGCAFRTRCPRAQDLCAQIVPALQALGAGRQAACHFPVSKA from the coding sequence ATGGCTCTCCTGGAAATCACAGACCTTGAAGTCAGCTTCGATACGGCGGGCGGGCGAGTCCTTGCCCTCAACGGTGTTTCGTTTTCGCTTGACCGCGGCGAGGTGCTCGCCCTTCTCGGCGAAAGCGGTTCAGGCAAGTCGGTGACCGCCGCTGCGATCATGGATCTGATCCCCGATCCGCCGGGGGCGATCAGGCATGGATCGATCCGTTTCGATGGCCATAATCTGCTCGAAATGTCGGCGACCGAGCGGAGATCGCTCTGCGGTGCCCGCATTGCCCTCATCTTCCAGGATGCCCTTGCCGCACTGAACCCGGTCTATCCAGTCGGCTGGCAGATCGCCGAGATGTTCCGGATCCATGGCCGCAGGCCGGCCGGCGGCATCGAGCGGGCCGTGCTCGCGCTTCTTGCGGCGGTCGGCATCCCGGACCCGGCGCTGCGTTCCAGACAGTACCCGCATGAATTTTCCGGCGGCATGCGTCAGCGGATCATGATCGCCATGGCAGTCGCGCTCGAACCGGACATCATCATTGCCGACGAGCCAACCACGGCGCTCGACGTCACCATCCAGGCGCAAATTGTCGATCTGCTGAACGCGGTACGCAAACGCAGTGGGGCCGGCATGATCTTCATCACACACGATCTCGGCGTCGTTGCCGAACTGGCCGACCGGGTCGCCGTAATGTATGCCGGCCGAATTGTCGAAACCGCGAGCGTTTCGGACCTCTTCGCCGAACCGAGGCACCCCTATAGTGTCGGCCTTCTCGCCTCCCGGCCGCGCATGGACGGAGTGTCGGTCGAACTCGTCCCGATCCCAGGCTCGGCTCCGAATCCGATCAACCTGCCGTCCGGGTGCGCATTCCGAACGCGCTGTCCCCGTGCGCAGGACCTCTGTGCGCAGATCGTCCCTGCCCTTCAAGCCCTCGGCGCTGGCCGTCAGGCCGCCTGCCATTTCCCGGTATCGAAAGCATGA
- a CDS encoding ABC transporter substrate-binding protein, producing MKRISLGKAARTSLAAFTLAASVALPAYADADKLTVVVTDEPKSLDPCDTDLSGNSRILRNNVTESLVNLSPADGSVTAGLATSWRQIDDLTWEFKLRGGVRFHDGKPFDANAVAAALKRAQDPALACEVGLATLKGVKFTPEVVDRKTVLIRTDIVEPILPNKMAALDIGSPDTPANGKTRTPIGTGPYRLDAWAPGQSIKLTAFDEYWGDRPPIKDATIIWRTESAVRAAMVETGEAQIAYEIAPQDGTSKNDHAFPNAETALLRIDQEVAPLNDKRVREALNLAIDRDGLIGTIFHPQAQKAMQVVLPSVLGYNPDIPVWPYSPEKARALLDTARADGVPVDKEIVLYGRIGIYPNSSESLEAIQAMLTDAGFNVRLEMLETSPWLKKLLKPWDKDRQPSILQTQIDNTEGDAVFTLPNRFTSDGNTSSIADPNLDRLIADASKATGEERKRLFQEAFKYIAVDAVNIVPLFHMVTIARVASDVNYTPDVQAGNEIKLKSIFYR from the coding sequence ATGAAGAGAATATCGCTCGGCAAGGCCGCAAGGACATCGCTGGCAGCGTTTACATTGGCAGCGAGCGTCGCCTTGCCAGCCTATGCGGACGCGGACAAATTGACCGTAGTTGTCACGGACGAGCCGAAGTCGCTCGACCCTTGCGACACGGATCTGTCGGGAAATTCCCGCATTCTGCGCAACAACGTGACCGAGAGCCTGGTCAATCTAAGCCCTGCCGACGGGTCGGTTACAGCGGGTCTGGCGACGAGCTGGCGGCAGATCGATGATCTGACTTGGGAATTCAAGCTGCGTGGCGGGGTGAGATTTCACGACGGCAAGCCTTTCGATGCCAATGCAGTGGCGGCAGCGCTCAAGCGCGCGCAGGACCCCGCACTTGCCTGTGAGGTCGGGCTCGCGACGCTCAAAGGGGTCAAGTTCACGCCCGAAGTCGTCGATAGGAAGACCGTTCTCATCCGCACGGACATCGTCGAGCCGATCCTGCCGAACAAGATGGCGGCATTGGACATCGGCTCCCCGGACACCCCGGCCAACGGCAAGACACGCACTCCCATCGGAACGGGACCGTACAGACTTGACGCCTGGGCGCCTGGACAGTCGATCAAGCTCACCGCTTTCGACGAATACTGGGGCGACAGGCCGCCGATCAAGGACGCGACGATCATCTGGCGGACCGAGTCGGCGGTCCGGGCGGCGATGGTCGAGACCGGCGAAGCCCAGATCGCCTACGAGATTGCGCCTCAGGACGGAACGAGCAAGAACGACCACGCTTTTCCGAACGCCGAGACGGCGCTGCTGAGGATTGACCAGGAAGTCGCTCCCCTGAACGACAAGCGCGTGCGCGAAGCGCTCAACCTTGCGATCGACCGGGACGGCCTCATCGGGACGATCTTTCATCCGCAAGCACAGAAGGCGATGCAGGTCGTGCTGCCCTCTGTCCTTGGCTACAATCCGGATATTCCCGTCTGGCCCTACAGTCCGGAAAAAGCACGGGCGCTTCTTGATACGGCACGTGCCGACGGTGTGCCCGTCGACAAGGAGATTGTTCTCTACGGCCGCATCGGCATCTATCCCAATTCATCCGAAAGCCTGGAAGCCATTCAGGCCATGCTGACGGATGCAGGCTTCAATGTGCGTCTCGAGATGCTCGAGACCAGCCCGTGGCTGAAGAAACTGCTCAAGCCCTGGGACAAAGACCGCCAGCCTTCGATCCTGCAGACCCAGATCGATAACACCGAGGGTGACGCGGTCTTCACGCTGCCCAACCGGTTCACGAGCGACGGCAATACCTCATCGATTGCCGACCCCAATCTCGACAGGCTGATTGCCGACGCCTCAAAGGCCACCGGGGAGGAACGCAAGCGCCTGTTCCAGGAGGCGTTCAAGTATATCGCGGTCGATGCGGTCAACATCGTGCCTCTGTTCCACATGGTCACGATTGCACGCGTAGCATCTGACGTGAACTATACGCCCGACGTACAGGCGGGCAACGAGATCAAGCTCAAGTCGATCTTTTACCGCTGA
- a CDS encoding LysE family translocator produces the protein MIPFDILLTFVGAATLLAWVPGPDNLFVLTQSALSGRMVGVYVTLGLCVGLVVHTIAVSLGVAAIFQTSQTAFDALKFVGAAYLLYLAYSAFTAKPDELEATKERAQSLRQMFARGVVMNVTNPKVAIFFLAFLPQFTAPERGSVVLQMLMLGGVFILCAFASFALISVLAGSLSRWLRQSSKGQLWLNRVAGIVFVGLAVKLATSHR, from the coding sequence ATGATCCCGTTCGACATACTTCTGACCTTCGTAGGTGCTGCTACTTTACTCGCTTGGGTGCCGGGACCGGATAACCTCTTCGTGCTGACCCAGTCGGCTCTCTCAGGCCGGATGGTAGGCGTGTACGTGACGCTTGGGCTTTGCGTCGGTCTAGTTGTTCACACCATCGCTGTTTCGCTTGGCGTGGCAGCGATCTTCCAGACGTCGCAGACGGCTTTCGATGCGCTCAAGTTCGTTGGCGCGGCCTACTTGCTCTATCTCGCCTACAGCGCCTTCACAGCGAAGCCAGACGAACTGGAAGCCACCAAGGAGCGAGCTCAGTCTCTGCGGCAGATGTTCGCTCGCGGCGTTGTAATGAACGTGACCAATCCGAAGGTCGCGATATTTTTCCTCGCCTTCCTACCGCAGTTCACCGCGCCTGAGCGTGGTAGTGTTGTCCTCCAGATGCTGATGCTCGGGGGTGTATTTATCCTGTGCGCATTCGCCTCCTTCGCGCTCATCTCCGTCCTAGCTGGTTCTCTCAGCCGTTGGCTGCGGCAATCGTCAAAAGGTCAACTGTGGCTCAATCGCGTGGCCGGTATCGTTTTTGTGGGATTGGCGGTCAAACTTGCCACTTCCCACCGGTAG
- a CDS encoding ABC transporter permease, protein MTLMYFLRRAAFAALALVALMTSAFFLVRLTGDPVDLYLPVDASDAAREAMRVRLGLDRPLLAQFVDWAGDLLRLDFGMSLWHNRPARDVVLEALPNTLALGAIALTLAFLMAIVFGSIAAVQAGGWIDRGVNVLSQAAASVPDFWLGLMGVLLFAVTFRILPTSGFGGPSYWVLPVACLFARPFGTLVQIVRGSMIEALNASFVRTARAKGAQSGRVVFIHALRNALLPAVTVTGDLAAQFAGGGGVVEVVFGFPGIGKLLIDGILKRDFAIVQASIFAVAVVIFVINILVDMLYAAIDPRVRVE, encoded by the coding sequence ATGACCCTCATGTATTTCCTCAGACGCGCGGCGTTCGCGGCACTTGCGCTGGTCGCGCTGATGACATCTGCGTTCTTCCTGGTCCGCCTCACCGGCGACCCGGTCGATCTTTACCTGCCGGTCGATGCGTCGGATGCGGCGCGAGAAGCCATGCGGGTGCGGCTCGGCCTTGATCGGCCGCTTCTCGCCCAGTTCGTCGATTGGGCGGGCGACCTGCTCCGCCTCGACTTCGGGATGTCGCTTTGGCACAACCGCCCTGCGAGGGATGTGGTGCTGGAGGCGCTGCCGAACACGCTGGCGCTCGGCGCGATCGCGCTCACGCTGGCCTTCCTGATGGCGATCGTGTTCGGCTCCATTGCCGCCGTCCAAGCCGGCGGGTGGATCGATCGTGGCGTGAACGTTCTCTCGCAGGCCGCGGCGAGCGTTCCCGACTTCTGGCTCGGCCTAATGGGCGTATTGCTTTTTGCCGTAACGTTCCGGATCCTGCCAACCTCCGGCTTCGGCGGGCCGAGCTATTGGGTTCTGCCGGTCGCCTGCCTCTTTGCGAGGCCGTTTGGCACCCTGGTGCAGATCGTCCGGGGTTCGATGATCGAGGCGCTGAACGCGTCGTTCGTGCGTACCGCACGGGCCAAGGGCGCCCAGTCCGGTCGCGTCGTCTTCATCCACGCCCTGCGCAACGCGCTTCTTCCGGCCGTCACCGTCACAGGAGACCTCGCCGCGCAGTTTGCGGGTGGCGGTGGGGTGGTCGAAGTGGTCTTTGGTTTTCCGGGGATCGGCAAGCTCCTGATCGACGGCATCCTCAAGCGGGACTTCGCCATCGTGCAGGCGTCGATCTTTGCCGTGGCGGTGGTCATCTTCGTCATCAATATTCTGGTCGACATGCTCTATGCCGCCATCGATCCGCGCGTGAGGGTCGAATGA
- a CDS encoding IclR family transcriptional regulator — MNELKHGSPVVEKTAHLLEAIADASTGASLASLVGQLGMPRSTVYRILNSLSAHGLVARVNGGASYVLGPKFVELARRLSPGADKAVLVEAAKPILTAAADRIHESFKLAAPEGDEMITIFAAPSPGDYAIFIKVGGRSPKHVGAAGKLALAYSDYSDVETYCAGGLEARTPYTITDPDALKEALAEIRRNGYAEDNQESNLGLRAFAAPVFDPNSQLVGTVSVPFIGEPTPERARAIRREALESASLLTKAMNGLRPSVK, encoded by the coding sequence ATGAATGAACTAAAGCACGGTTCGCCGGTCGTCGAGAAGACGGCGCATCTCCTCGAGGCAATCGCCGATGCCAGTACGGGCGCATCGTTGGCGTCGCTGGTCGGGCAGTTGGGCATGCCGCGATCGACAGTCTACCGCATCTTGAATTCGCTGTCCGCTCACGGGCTTGTGGCGCGGGTCAATGGCGGGGCATCCTATGTGCTCGGCCCGAAGTTCGTCGAGCTTGCGCGTCGCCTTTCGCCAGGAGCCGACAAGGCTGTGCTCGTCGAAGCAGCCAAGCCCATCTTGACTGCAGCGGCGGACCGGATACACGAATCCTTCAAGCTCGCGGCGCCGGAAGGCGATGAAATGATCACCATCTTTGCCGCCCCGAGCCCGGGTGATTACGCTATTTTTATCAAAGTCGGCGGGAGGTCCCCTAAGCATGTCGGTGCGGCAGGCAAGCTTGCGCTGGCCTATTCGGACTACAGCGACGTCGAAACCTATTGCGCAGGCGGGTTGGAAGCCAGGACGCCTTACACGATCACCGACCCCGACGCGTTGAAAGAGGCGCTCGCCGAAATTCGCCGCAACGGCTATGCCGAGGACAACCAAGAATCAAATCTGGGCCTTCGCGCGTTTGCGGCGCCCGTGTTCGATCCCAACAGTCAGCTCGTCGGCACAGTCAGCGTGCCTTTCATTGGCGAGCCGACTCCTGAACGTGCGCGTGCGATACGGCGGGAAGCGCTCGAAAGTGCTTCCTTGTTGACGAAGGCGATGAATGGCCTGCGTCCTTCGGTCAAATAG
- a CDS encoding ABC transporter permease: MTEVSSELLPARERLSRRILWLMRALAGDPMAVAATIWMLIVAIAIVADTLSLLGDNRISLKARNLPPFDFDQSWTLWLGADALGRPLLVRLVQAASTTVGIALATVLTSLLGGTLLGVVAGYFGGFIGNLIMRVSDIILGFPTLLVALFGLYLFGPSVINLVLVLAITRMPAYLRVARAETLEVRERLFVDAARVFGGGPLWILRIHILPSVAPTMLTLASVNLAMVMLFESGLSYIGLGIQPPAVSWGLMVAQGQGYLSSAWWLGFFPGLAVMLTTMSFNLLANWFRIVNDPSQRWRLASRRR; this comes from the coding sequence ATGACGGAAGTCTCGTCGGAACTCCTCCCTGCCCGCGAGCGCTTGAGCCGACGCATCCTCTGGCTCATGCGTGCGCTCGCGGGCGATCCGATGGCAGTCGCCGCGACGATCTGGATGTTGATCGTGGCGATCGCGATCGTCGCCGATACGCTCTCGTTGTTGGGAGACAACCGTATCTCGCTGAAGGCGCGCAATCTGCCGCCATTCGACTTCGACCAGTCGTGGACACTGTGGCTTGGGGCCGATGCGCTTGGCCGTCCACTCCTCGTGCGCCTGGTTCAGGCGGCCTCCACGACCGTCGGGATCGCTCTCGCTACCGTCTTGACCAGCCTTTTAGGTGGAACATTGCTCGGCGTCGTCGCTGGTTATTTCGGCGGCTTCATCGGCAATCTGATCATGCGAGTCTCGGACATCATCCTCGGCTTCCCCACGCTGCTCGTGGCGCTATTCGGTCTCTACTTGTTCGGCCCGAGCGTCATCAATCTCGTGCTGGTTCTCGCGATCACCCGTATGCCCGCCTACCTCCGGGTGGCCCGCGCCGAGACGCTCGAGGTTCGCGAACGTCTGTTCGTCGATGCGGCACGAGTCTTCGGCGGCGGTCCGCTGTGGATTCTCAGAATCCACATTCTGCCGAGCGTTGCACCGACGATGCTGACGCTCGCATCCGTTAACCTTGCCATGGTCATGTTGTTTGAATCTGGGCTCAGCTACATCGGGCTCGGCATCCAGCCTCCGGCGGTGAGCTGGGGCCTGATGGTGGCGCAGGGTCAAGGATACCTCTCCTCGGCCTGGTGGCTGGGCTTCTTCCCCGGGCTTGCGGTCATGCTGACCACCATGTCTTTCAATCTCCTCGCCAACTGGTTCCGGATCGTCAACGACCCATCCCAGCGCTGGCGCCTTGCGAGCCGGAGGCGCTGA
- a CDS encoding RraA family protein, translating into MTVLDPTIYSKLLRTSSASLSTLLLKRGLRNTAVRGVRPLATLGRPMIGPAVTVRYIPAREDIDGSTYSSDPSNHQRKAIDTIPEGHVLVFDCRCVAEVAGIGAMLARRLVYRNAAGMVLDGGVRDTADIGKLGFPTFCTGPAAPANLVAHHAADMNQPIACGGVAVYPGDIIFGDSEAVIVIPREYVNEIADEAIAIEEQEEFLKAEIESGKPTLGVYPPNAETLERYDFWRKSRSAAV; encoded by the coding sequence ATGACAGTCCTGGACCCGACGATCTACTCAAAGCTGTTGCGCACCAGCTCGGCGAGCCTCAGCACGCTGCTCCTGAAACGCGGTCTCCGAAACACGGCCGTTCGCGGCGTCCGGCCGCTCGCCACCCTGGGCAGACCGATGATCGGCCCTGCTGTGACGGTGCGCTACATTCCAGCGCGCGAGGATATCGACGGGTCCACGTACAGCTCAGATCCGTCGAACCACCAGCGCAAGGCAATCGATACCATTCCCGAGGGCCACGTCCTCGTGTTCGACTGCCGTTGCGTTGCGGAGGTCGCGGGCATTGGCGCAATGCTTGCGAGGCGGCTCGTCTATCGAAACGCGGCCGGGATGGTTCTCGATGGTGGGGTTCGCGATACAGCTGATATTGGCAAGCTTGGGTTTCCGACCTTTTGCACAGGCCCCGCGGCACCCGCGAACCTCGTCGCACATCATGCGGCGGACATGAATCAGCCGATCGCCTGCGGCGGCGTCGCCGTCTACCCCGGAGACATCATCTTCGGCGACAGCGAGGCAGTCATTGTCATTCCGCGAGAATATGTCAACGAAATCGCCGACGAAGCCATCGCCATAGAAGAGCAGGAGGAATTCCTCAAAGCTGAAATCGAGTCAGGCAAGCCGACGCTTGGGGTCTACCCGCCAAACGCCGAGACACTAGAGCGATACGACTTTTGGCGAAAGTCGCGTTCAGCGGCTGTGTGA
- a CDS encoding ABC transporter ATP-binding protein: MNRPLLKVENLSKHFGSPRAPIRAVEDVSFEIARGETLGLVGESGCGKTSLVRTLLRLTDATSGNVLLDGADLSRARGRQLHELRRKMQVVLQDPYQSLNPRMRVDRLISEPWALQPGTLPRARWAQETVNLLEAVGLGAEHAHRYPSEFSGGQRQRLGIARALALNPELLVCDEPVSALDVSVQAQVINLLGRLRRERDLAMLFVAHDLAIVRHVSDRVMVMYLGKIIETGPKQAIFGAPAHPYTQALLSAVPSPDPLLRGTRKRIVLQGELPSPANPPSGCRFRTRCWKATSLCAEQEPALMARTSAGGLLTACHHAEPDRLSTAAA, encoded by the coding sequence ATGAATCGTCCTCTCCTCAAAGTTGAAAACCTCTCCAAGCATTTCGGTAGCCCGCGAGCTCCAATCCGCGCCGTCGAAGACGTGAGTTTCGAGATTGCGCGCGGAGAGACGCTCGGGCTCGTCGGCGAGAGCGGATGTGGCAAGACCTCCCTCGTCAGGACCTTGCTGCGGCTGACGGATGCAACCAGCGGCAATGTGCTGCTCGACGGCGCGGACCTGAGCCGGGCACGCGGCAGGCAACTCCACGAGCTTCGCCGCAAGATGCAGGTCGTGTTACAGGATCCCTACCAGTCGCTCAATCCACGCATGCGGGTCGACCGGCTGATCTCGGAACCATGGGCGCTGCAGCCCGGTACTTTGCCGCGCGCGCGGTGGGCGCAGGAAACGGTGAATCTGCTCGAAGCCGTCGGGCTGGGAGCGGAGCATGCCCATCGCTACCCGTCGGAATTCTCTGGAGGCCAGCGGCAGCGCCTCGGCATCGCCAGGGCACTTGCACTCAACCCTGAGCTGCTCGTCTGTGACGAACCCGTCTCGGCTCTTGATGTATCGGTGCAAGCACAGGTCATAAACCTGCTCGGCAGGCTTCGACGCGAGCGCGATCTTGCCATGCTGTTCGTCGCCCATGACCTCGCGATCGTCCGGCATGTTTCCGATCGCGTGATGGTTATGTATCTCGGAAAGATCATCGAGACCGGGCCCAAGCAAGCGATCTTCGGTGCACCGGCCCATCCCTACACGCAGGCGTTGCTCTCCGCGGTTCCGTCACCGGATCCGCTCCTTCGCGGCACTCGGAAGCGCATTGTTCTTCAGGGCGAGCTGCCAAGCCCGGCCAATCCTCCGAGCGGATGCCGCTTCCGAACGCGCTGCTGGAAGGCAACGTCCCTCTGCGCCGAACAGGAGCCCGCACTGATGGCCAGAACATCGGCCGGAGGGCTGCTCACCGCATGCCACCACGCTGAGCCGGATCGATTGTCAACGGCGGCGGCTTAG